The following coding sequences are from one Terriglobales bacterium window:
- a CDS encoding TrmJ/YjtD family RNA methyltransferase, translated as MPSALQSRVRIVLIRPRNPLNIGAVARAMSNFGFSQLRVVNPYEVAFREARSAVGASPVLHHAQEYKAVPEAVRDCSLIVGTTALGHRQSQHAVMRLDQSTQLMLGNAAPLALLFGSEKVGLSNEDLSYCHSILRIPTREENLSMNLGQAVAVCLYEITREPNVVLASGQREPATGEEIERITGVLSDALRTSGYTKKGALPSTTEKVRRLVYRLNLSSNDAELLLGMLRKISRRE; from the coding sequence TTGCCCAGCGCCCTCCAATCTCGTGTCCGAATTGTTCTGATTCGGCCACGCAATCCACTCAATATAGGCGCAGTTGCGCGCGCGATGAGTAATTTTGGGTTTTCTCAACTCCGTGTCGTGAATCCTTATGAGGTCGCATTTCGGGAAGCACGCTCCGCAGTCGGCGCCTCGCCCGTGCTTCATCACGCGCAGGAGTACAAGGCAGTACCTGAGGCTGTCAGGGACTGTTCACTAATCGTCGGAACAACCGCTCTTGGTCATCGGCAATCGCAGCATGCTGTCATGCGGCTCGATCAGAGCACCCAACTGATGTTGGGCAATGCTGCTCCTCTCGCACTGCTATTCGGATCAGAGAAGGTGGGACTCTCCAACGAAGATCTCAGCTATTGCCACTCGATCCTGCGTATCCCTACACGGGAAGAAAATCTATCGATGAACCTTGGACAGGCTGTAGCGGTGTGCCTCTACGAAATCACACGCGAACCGAATGTCGTCCTGGCTTCCGGCCAACGCGAGCCGGCCACCGGCGAAGAGATCGAGCGCATAACCGGCGTCTTATCGGATGCACTAAGGACAAGTGGTTACACCAAAAAGGGTGCCTTGCCATCGACTACGGAGAAAGTCCGAAGGCTGGTTTATCGTCTGAATCTATCCAGCAACGATGCCGAGCTTCTCCTCGGCATGTTGCGGAAGATATCCCGTCGAGAATGA
- a CDS encoding rhodanese-like domain-containing protein, whose amino-acid sequence MPDNLRIGIDEVRKRVKAGEDIVFVDTRNPQAWAQSDVMLPKAMRIPADDPDKHLSAIPKDKMIVAYCT is encoded by the coding sequence ATGCCGGACAATCTCAGAATCGGAATTGACGAAGTAAGGAAACGAGTGAAAGCCGGCGAGGACATCGTCTTTGTCGATACTCGCAATCCGCAGGCGTGGGCGCAGTCTGACGTGATGTTGCCGAAAGCAATGCGCATTCCTGCGGATGACCCAGATAAGCACCTCTCCGCAATTCCCAAAGACAAGATGATCGTTGCCTACTGCACGTGA
- a CDS encoding YciI family protein, with protein sequence MSQYLLLLYQDGAAGAKLDPKFMQEAMAKYQAWGQKLRDKGLYLGSHKLENEPGKVLRNVGGKVLATDGPYSETKEWLGGYYLIEAPSYNAAVEASRDCPHLEYGGTIEVREVDARVAAANAKRAS encoded by the coding sequence ATGTCGCAATACTTACTATTGCTTTACCAGGATGGGGCTGCGGGAGCGAAACTGGATCCCAAGTTCATGCAGGAAGCCATGGCCAAGTATCAGGCCTGGGGACAGAAGCTGAGGGACAAGGGGCTTTACCTGGGCAGCCACAAACTAGAGAACGAACCCGGCAAGGTCCTGCGCAATGTCGGCGGCAAGGTTCTGGCGACTGACGGGCCTTACAGTGAAACCAAGGAGTGGCTTGGCGGATACTACCTGATCGAGGCGCCCAGCTACAACGCTGCGGTGGAAGCCTCGCGCGATTGTCCTCACCTGGAGTACGGCGGCACGATTGAAGTACGAGAAGTGGATGCCAGGGTGGCTGCCGCGAATGCAAAACGGGCAAGCTGA
- the carB gene encoding carbamoyl-phosphate synthase large subunit codes for MPRRNDISKILVIGSGPIVIGQSAEFDYSGTQACKALKAEGYEVVLANSNPATIMTDPELADRTYIEPLTREYLEEIIRVEFEMKTGGKFALLPTVGGQTALNLAVALADAGVLEKYGVELIGAQLRAIKMAEDRLLFKDAMTRIGLGVPKSALVNNLRDGLEFSGKIGFPVIIRPSFTLGGSGGGIAYNREELLEIVARGLDLSPVHEVLIEESVLGWKEYELEVMRDLKDNVIIICSIENFDPMGVHTGDSITVAPAQTLTDREYQNMRDAAIRVIREIGVETGGSNIQFGVHPTTGRMVVIEMNPRVSRSSALASKATGFPIAKIAARLAVGYTLDEIPNDITRKTPSCFEPTIDYVVVKIPKWQFEKFPGAEEGLGPQMKSVGEAMAIGRTFKEALMKGVRSLDPGKRATAEDIEPRRLMQRLVTPHPERLMYLRYALREGHTIKELARITGIDPWFLHQLKEISDMQKEIEKHPADSTPPQIVREAKRMGISDARLADLWKMGDNKGAAEKVRHLRAKNGLKPVFKLVDTCAAEFESYTPYLYSTYEEEDEAPPTPKKKVIILGSGPNRIGQGIEFDYCCCHASFALRDDGFETIMINCNPETVSTDYDTSDRLYFEPLTLEDVLAVYEHEASGGAPVEMIVQFGGQTPLNLSLPLKAAGVPIIGTSPESIDLAEDRKRFGKLLEELDIPQPPGALATSVEEAVAGANRVGYPVLVRPSYVLGGRAMVIAYDDASVIRYMKEAVEYSQERPVLIDHFLEAAIEVDVDALSDGEDVVVAGIMQHIEEAGIHSGDSSCVLPAVDIPRHLLDVMRDYTFRLARALRVIGLMNIQFAIQRDKVYVLEVNPRASRTVPYVSKATGVPLAKIAARLMTGRKLREFLPEYVERAADLDTGDCYFVKSPVFPWTKFPGVDTVLGPEMKSTGEVMGVGQSFGEAFAKAQLSAGQTLPTNGTVFISVADRDKAGLVDLGHRFADLGFTIVATHGTASVLENAGLAVERVYKVKEGRPNVVDLIKGDRIQLVVNTPQGQDPWFDEQAIRRAAVTHRIPTLTTIAAARAAAEGIASLQQGQIAVRILQHLHAERAIAAK; via the coding sequence ATGCCAAGACGTAACGACATCTCGAAGATTCTGGTTATCGGCTCAGGTCCTATCGTTATTGGACAGTCTGCCGAATTCGACTACTCGGGTACGCAGGCGTGCAAAGCGCTCAAGGCTGAGGGCTATGAGGTAGTGCTGGCGAACTCAAATCCAGCGACCATCATGACCGATCCAGAGCTTGCTGATCGCACGTATATCGAGCCGCTGACGCGCGAATACCTGGAAGAGATCATTCGTGTTGAATTCGAGATGAAGACCGGCGGCAAGTTCGCTCTGCTGCCAACCGTCGGCGGACAGACGGCGCTGAATCTGGCCGTAGCACTTGCTGATGCCGGTGTTCTGGAGAAATACGGAGTCGAGCTGATAGGCGCTCAACTGCGTGCGATCAAGATGGCCGAGGATCGGCTGCTATTCAAAGACGCAATGACGCGTATCGGACTCGGCGTTCCCAAATCAGCACTTGTTAATAATTTGCGTGATGGCCTCGAGTTCTCAGGAAAGATCGGATTTCCGGTCATTATTCGTCCTTCATTCACTCTCGGAGGATCAGGCGGCGGTATCGCTTACAACCGCGAAGAACTGCTCGAAATTGTTGCGCGCGGTTTGGATCTTTCGCCTGTACATGAAGTCCTGATTGAAGAGTCGGTACTCGGGTGGAAAGAGTATGAACTCGAGGTGATGCGTGACCTAAAAGACAACGTCATCATCATCTGCTCGATCGAGAACTTCGATCCAATGGGCGTACACACCGGCGATTCGATCACCGTTGCTCCCGCGCAGACGCTAACCGATCGCGAGTACCAAAATATGCGCGATGCTGCGATTCGCGTAATTCGCGAGATCGGCGTCGAGACCGGCGGATCGAATATCCAGTTCGGTGTTCATCCCACCACGGGACGCATGGTCGTGATCGAGATGAATCCGCGCGTCTCGCGCTCTTCGGCGCTGGCCTCAAAGGCCACAGGGTTCCCGATTGCGAAGATCGCCGCGCGTCTCGCGGTTGGTTATACGCTCGACGAGATCCCGAACGACATCACGCGCAAGACACCGTCTTGCTTCGAGCCAACCATCGACTACGTGGTTGTAAAGATCCCGAAATGGCAGTTCGAAAAGTTTCCGGGCGCCGAAGAAGGACTCGGACCGCAGATGAAGTCGGTGGGCGAAGCGATGGCCATCGGCCGTACGTTCAAAGAAGCCTTGATGAAAGGTGTCCGCTCGCTCGACCCCGGAAAGCGTGCGACGGCCGAGGATATCGAGCCGCGTCGATTGATGCAGCGCCTTGTAACTCCGCATCCAGAACGCCTGATGTATCTGCGCTACGCCTTGCGTGAGGGTCATACCATCAAGGAGCTTGCGCGCATCACAGGTATCGATCCGTGGTTCCTGCACCAGCTGAAAGAGATCTCCGATATGCAAAAGGAGATCGAGAAGCATCCCGCCGATTCCACGCCGCCGCAGATTGTGCGCGAAGCCAAGCGCATGGGTATCTCAGATGCGCGGCTCGCCGATTTGTGGAAGATGGGAGACAACAAGGGAGCTGCTGAGAAGGTCCGCCACTTACGTGCTAAGAACGGTCTGAAGCCCGTGTTCAAACTCGTGGATACCTGTGCCGCCGAGTTTGAGAGCTACACGCCGTATCTGTACTCCACCTACGAAGAGGAGGATGAGGCGCCGCCGACGCCGAAGAAGAAGGTCATCATTTTGGGAAGCGGTCCGAATCGAATCGGACAGGGAATTGAGTTCGACTACTGCTGTTGCCACGCTTCCTTCGCGCTCCGCGACGACGGTTTCGAGACCATCATGATCAATTGCAATCCCGAAACGGTCTCGACCGATTATGACACCAGCGATCGTCTGTACTTTGAACCGCTAACGCTGGAAGACGTGCTCGCGGTTTACGAGCACGAAGCATCCGGTGGAGCTCCGGTGGAGATGATCGTTCAGTTCGGTGGGCAAACTCCGCTGAATCTTTCGCTGCCACTGAAGGCCGCAGGAGTGCCGATTATCGGCACTTCGCCAGAGTCGATCGATCTCGCTGAAGATCGTAAGCGCTTCGGAAAGCTGCTCGAAGAGCTCGATATCCCCCAGCCTCCTGGCGCGTTGGCCACGAGCGTGGAAGAAGCGGTGGCAGGTGCTAATCGCGTCGGATATCCCGTTTTGGTTCGTCCTTCGTACGTACTCGGTGGGCGGGCGATGGTCATCGCCTACGATGATGCGTCGGTAATCCGCTACATGAAGGAAGCGGTTGAATACTCGCAAGAGCGTCCCGTGTTGATCGATCACTTCCTCGAAGCCGCTATTGAAGTGGATGTGGACGCTCTCTCCGACGGGGAGGACGTGGTTGTCGCCGGCATCATGCAGCACATCGAAGAGGCCGGTATTCACTCCGGCGATTCGTCATGCGTGCTGCCGGCTGTGGATATTCCTCGGCATCTTCTCGATGTAATGCGCGACTACACGTTTCGCCTGGCACGCGCGCTCAGAGTCATCGGGCTCATGAACATCCAGTTCGCGATTCAGAGGGACAAGGTTTACGTGCTCGAAGTGAATCCGCGCGCTTCACGCACTGTGCCGTATGTATCGAAGGCCACCGGCGTCCCCCTGGCGAAGATCGCTGCCCGCCTTATGACTGGACGCAAGCTGCGTGAGTTCTTGCCTGAGTATGTAGAACGCGCTGCTGACCTCGATACCGGCGACTGTTACTTCGTGAAGAGCCCGGTATTCCCGTGGACGAAGTTCCCGGGTGTGGACACAGTGCTTGGGCCTGAGATGAAGTCGACGGGCGAAGTCATGGGCGTTGGCCAAAGCTTTGGCGAAGCCTTCGCGAAAGCGCAGCTCTCGGCCGGGCAAACACTCCCCACGAACGGAACCGTCTTTATTAGCGTCGCCGATCGTGACAAGGCCGGCCTTGTCGATCTCGGACATCGCTTTGCAGATCTAGGCTTCACCATCGTTGCTACCCACGGAACTGCCAGCGTGTTGGAGAACGCCGGTCTGGCTGTAGAGCGCGTTTACAAAGTCAAAGAAGGTCGTCCGAACGTGGTCGACCTCATCAAGGGTGATCGCATTCAGCTTGTAGTCAACACTCCTCAGGGGCAGGATCCATGGTTCGACGAGCAGGCGATTCGTCGAGCAGCCGTTACGCACCGGATTCCTACGCTTACGACCATCGCCGCGGCTCGAGCTGCTGCCGAGGGCATAGCTTCGCTTCAACAGGGTCAGATTGCGGTACGAATCTTGCAGCACTTGCACGCCGAGCGCGCAATCGCAGCGAAATAA